CTGCTGCAACTGGATTGAAGTGGATGCTTAATCAGGTATACATACTTTTTGTTAAGTTTTCTTAGTAGTTACAGTTGTCGAAAGATCCACACATTTATTGATTTAGTTAATGGCTTGGGCAAGTTATGTCGTTTTCTTTTCCTGCTATAGATACTGCCACTAAACATTGCCTGATTATCTGTCAAAGGGATTTTGTAAGGTTATGCTGTAGTGTTGTgttattttctgcagttgaaCATGTACTGGCCTAAATGTTTGTCTagaaattttacaaaattgttttgaaaGTAATTCCCCATTCACCTTAAATCTTACTAGAAGATCACATGTCAATCCTAAAATATGTTACAATTTATCAACTCATTGGTTAAAAACTGAACTCCTAGAGTCTGTTGAAGTACAATTGAGCTTATGTTTTGTTATAGAAGCTTCAAGAAGAAAAACACTAATAATGCTATTTCTTTTAGTAGGCATAGTTGCCTTGCATTATATGTCACTGGCTTAGATTGCATCTCAATTTATACCCGTAACTATTCCGTGTATTTTCTGTCGGGGAGGATTTAAGATATAGAAAACCTCTGGATACTTTAGCTTCATTACGATTTCACCCTTGGTATCTGGAATCAGCCATTTCTATTGTCACCATGAGCATTGAATAGAAATGGGCTACGTAGTTGCACATGAATATAATCTGAGCTGTGAAATTTGTAATGCAAGTATTACACAGCAGTGACAAGTTTTACTAAAAGGAGATTGAATGGACTCACGAAATCTTGATGattaatttttacataaatttggGTTCATAGACCTGATCAGctttatgaaaatattaataaaagtactttcaaaaagattggagactacaacatcttgttcttcaaatttttcttactggcattgaatattaaaatgattttactCATATGTCTGTGCTGCAAACTtgctttttaaatatttttgtatactATTTAAGGAGTGTCGTACAGGTTACCTATCGCCCTATTTTTTTAGAAAGATGAGAATATGCCATTCAAGTATTTCTGGTAGTTATTACCATTGGATGCTTCGAGTGGAATTCTAGCATCTCCTGGATTCCCTAAGACTAAGTTCTACATATTTATCCTCCTCAAGTGCTCTTGAGAATTTGTGTAATGCCaagaaatagtattaagaaTGTTTGGTGTGAAGAATTGTAGTTTCTTTCCTGTTGTATCTTTACTTACATAGTGTTTGGTTGGAGGAAAATGGAGAGGAGGGAAGagattattttaaacttttgttGTTAGATTCAATTTTTCAGAGGGGAGCAAAATCCATCTTCATCTAATTTTTGCTCCCTTCCAATGTTGGGGGGCATTTGAAGGGGAAAGGAAGAGGCTTTAAAACATTTCATCTATAATGATTAAAATACCCCTACTTatgttttgaaatttaaaattgtaaggatacaaaagtaaattattttttaaaatccgTCTCCTCCTTGTGCACCAACACGAAACTGACTCTCTCATCTCCCTCCCTTCCTCTCCACCAAACATAATGTTTAAAATTCAAAGTTCCTCTATAGTTTTGTTTTGCTTTACTTATTTCTTTGACCTTGAATCATCTTGTGTTTAAAATGCACTTCTAGTTCTACTGTTACTTCAGGATCAGGAAACGTAAATGTGAAAGCAATCATCTTTAGGATGGATTTATGGACTGGAGTTTTCTTGTGGCTATGAAATTGTGGAATTTGGCATATGCTGTCTACCTCACATCTACCTGCTGTCCTGCTCTTTCTCCCCTCCCTATCAGACTCTGTTTATTTCCATCTAGTTTATGTTGATGTTTGATCTGTCTTGAAGTAATAAAAGAACTGAGAAATCTGGATTTTGCAGGGATTGATGGAACACCATGAGGAAATAGCGGAGTATTTCGATCTTAGGCGTATTTCTGTTATATTTCTTTTCCGGAGAAACTTGCTACGCAGGATGGTATCAATGCTAGCCAATTCATATGATCGTTATGCCAAGCTATTGAATGGAACACACAAGGCTCATGTGCACTCTGCAGAAGAGGTCTCTCGATCCATCtttcatttgatttttcttaTTGTAGTCATGGAATGTGGCTCATATTTGGTTTCTTTTAGGCGGATATTCTTTCAAAGTACAAGCCTATCATAAATTCGACATCCTTGCTGGATGACTTGAAGGATATGGAGATGAGATCTGCTAAAGCTTTAGAATACTTCAACAGCACTCGGCATATTATTGTGTACTATGAGGATCTTATGAGAAATCACACTGTAAGGACCTCATCATAAAATCTTAAATCATTAAAAGGTTGCAAAATCCTTTTGGATGTAATGCTATCACAATCTGCCAGTGATAACTTAAAATTTTTAGTTTAGCTAAATACTTATCTATTTTCACAgaacttttttttctatttttcactTAGTTCTACTCTACCAAGCATCTAAACATTACATGTTTCAATATTTTCAACATATTTCTTCTATATGTTTTTCCTCAACCAAACACTGCATTATTCATTTCTTCCTAGTTTTCACTCTTCATTGCATCATGGTGGTATTCACTGTGTGTGTTTCTTGCAGAAACTAAAAGATGTTCAAGGGTTCTTAGGATTGCCACAGATGGAGTTAACGAGCCGTCATGTTAAGATACATAGAGGACCCTTGTCAGACCACATTCAGAACTGGGATGACGTTAACAAAACGCTGAAAGGAACCGTTTATGAGAGTTTTCTTGAAGCTGACTATTAGTGGTAGTCTCTTCTTCTATTCTGACTGCTGGAGAAAGGTGTAAATACCATACCAACATCGCTCATCTTTTGCCCCAGTAAAGCCTCAGGGTTCAAAAGTTTTGCTTTGGTTTCTGGAACATTACCTCAGTGTTCTGTGCCTTTTTTGGTCGCCCCCTCGTGATCTACTAACCTCGTTGATGAAATGAAAGGCTTCTTGTTCCTTTGTAgtcttttttgtttctttcttcCTCCCTTTGCTCTGGGAAACATGTACATGTCTTTGCCAGCTAATTGATTTAAGTAAAGATCATCATTGTTTTGTTCAAACCTGTGTTCAGTGATTTGTTTGGTTTGTTGTTAATTTTAACCCTCTGAAATGGCAGTTTGGCATCCCATTTTTAGGCTTTTAGCTTCTCAAAGTCACGGGCATCAAGTCCTTTGTAACTCTCTTCTTTTCCACTCACGTTATGGACCAAGACActctattcaaaattaaaagttgTTGATTCTAAGAAAAAATAGTCTATTGATCTTGGTCCTCCTCTATGGGTGTGAACAAGCAAATACCAATCGGGCTTCGTGCTTGATTAAAATATCTTGGTAACGTCACGTGAAACCATTTTTCGTGggaaaattttgagaaaatctAATTGTATATGTAGAATTGCATTAGGTCAAGTTCATTAGGTAGTGACCCTAATGACATTGGAACATATGTCAGCAAATGAATACCACCATAGGTGACgttcattctttattttttgcATGTGAAGATGGTAAAAAAAGTTACAGCAACAACCATGGCTACTTGCAATCATTAACCAACCACAGCACAAATTCTATTTAACAGTTGGAAAGCTGACTCTGAGTGAAATCCTATCGGAGATCCACTCTCCAAGGTAAATTAATCTCCATGTAggtaaacaaaattaaactaaaacaCAAAATATACTTTTGCAAAAAATAATACATGTATAATAAATGTACCTGTGTGGATCTCTGTGTGGATCTCAGGACTAGAGTAATGTTGATCCACAATTTGTTGTCGTATTAGTAACTCCTTAATTCCTTAACTTCTTTCTCCTTCGCGCATGCGCTCGTCCAGTTGTCGGagtacctgcgattgcactctgacgctcaagtcagtgctagTGATTAGTCTAGTTTCTCGAGATCTAAAAAACGTACATTTTCTCCCTTATATAGGTTGACTTGAGTCTCTTCCTACGTGGGCTGGATAGTTGGTTGCTAAGACATGTGTCATGGCTAGTGATTTCCAAGTCGTGCATAGTGGTTTCCCCAAATAACGTGTTTCAAAATGCCTTTGACTTGTTTAATGCTGAGAGCTTTTGCCATGTATTTATCatttgatattatttattatttatcaatacATTCGGTCGTCCGGTGCCCGACCGGTACAATAAATATTATGATTTTAACTATGAGTTTAGACACAAagttaacattaattttttaaaatttaaatataagaatGGTATAGAAAGAAGTATGCTTTCTCAACTTTTATTTCATGGGAGTTTCTATATAATTGGAAAGTTATAATGATATAATAAATGAAAGCAGCGCATTATAAAACAAGGTTCATGcaaaagttaattttagttcgtgattaaattaattttttttttagaaaagctTTATAGAAAAGTTGTTCTAAATATATtcttaaaagaaagaaaactgaAACATTAATAAAACAATAGTAAAAGTAACTATTCGTAATTCGTAGATTTGAATAAAAAAGATACCTCGTAAAGAAACTTGAATGGAAGAAAAGTTGCGCTGAAATATACATCAGCATTGCTTTTGATTCAAAAACCCTGTTATAGTTCTTGTCACAAAAAGTAATTTGCCTCGTCATTAAAACTCATTAAACAACTTAAGAATATACTTATTCagttttattatatattgaaCCCATGAACAGGTGACAAAATGTAAttaatcataaaattaaataataaaccCATCAATTTACGTCccacttttcttctttttataaaacaataaatcTATTCAACACCCAAGCTTTATACAGATGTGGCCATGaatatttaagttttattaaatattaaattagataacaatttttTATCATGATGCCTATGTTTACTTGTATTTataatttctcaattatttttactcaaattttattttttttaatattactatcaagtgctttttattattattattattacagctaaatattttttatattttgccTAAAAATTTGCactttgatttaaaaaatatgaattaggTGAAGGGAATAAATTCGgacataattattaaattatatgtatttcccttctaaacataaatataaacacACACAATTAATGGGCTATAAGTATCTTTGAATTCTCTAAatcttatttaatttctatttcaaaaatatCCTTATTTCTAATcccaaatattattttcaaaaaataaaatttgaggaTAATTTAAGAAAtacatatcaaaacaaaaacattCAATGGACTTAACTATTATTCTTAATGTACTTTTTTGAAGGTGAAAAGAAACTAAGtcttttaaatttagaaaaatgataaatgaaaattCATTGACCCAAATCACatttgaaaaagataaaaaaaaaatatagatttcaTAAGCGTTAGTACTgtgataagaagaaaaaaatatggattagatgtttaaaaataatatatatatatatatatattattactcttaaatttattatgatGTATGAAAATATTCACTGCAGATCAAAAATGTTAATTACTATTATCAACATTTAACcttcttttaagtttttttaatcataaaattaattaattatcttaTATTAAATTCTCTGAGAATTTTAAAACACAAACACCATATAATATCATACAAATTTTTTTTCGtattaaatacaattttataaatccATAAATGGATTTTGTTCTCCATAATTTTTTGAACGTATAATTTTAATACCTACACAGATTTAATTATAAGTCGTTCAAATTTTAAGATTCAGCCATTCAACTTGATTGTTAATGTTATCCAATTTTTGACAAAAATACTAACATgcaattattaatatttgatgaaatttaaaatattaaaaattaaatttttattaaatttttttaatgatataaatttataataattgaaAGTAGATTAAGTCTTTGAAAAATGTAGTTGTAAcatttttttcaacaattaatACCTGAACTATAATTagtttcataattaaatatgaGTTAAATATGCTTTTTTTATGTActataataatatgaaaatgatttttattttattttaaacttttagatcattcaaagatatctataatataacaataattaGAATAGAgtatatgtaaaataattattagttttttaaaagattgttaattttttttttcaaaatttaatattgttttgattatataatctggTTGATAAAGTGAAACTTTAAACTAAATCAATTTTACTGTAAAATgacatattttaattattttatgtttaattagtgtttaaaatttatactagaaataaaaatcatttttatatatataagaaaaaaaatatttaaacattaattttataagatagttaaaaaaattatcattttttattgaattaaaaatttataaagaaatgcatagtatatttttatattaaaaattagaaaGTAATAAAAGTTGCAGCATAGTTGGAGAATAACAAAGTGAAGCAGAGGAAGGAGACAAAGTTTGCAACTTGGCATTTTAGTGTTTATTGCTAACACCATACCTTAGCTGCAGTGCAcacattatattataattgtttGAAGTACAATGTTTCAGTTTTTGTCCCTTTATATTAATGATCTGAACTCAACAGAAGCCTGAACAATGATTACAAAATGGCTTCAATGCCCAAGAACAATAGCTTTTTGCAGTCATGTgatgtaaatttaaatttgtgttgACCCACAAATTAAAGGCAGAAAAGTGTATAACCACCACCACTTAACTGCCACTCACCCATGCATCTGACACCCATTACACCAGTTCTACCAATACATTTATTCCATTCGAATATAGACACAGACGCACTTCTTCCCACTGGAGTTTTCTGGAAATacacaataaattttaatattttataacataagttttttttattttttaaattaaaaagtacacatagttattaaaataaaagtaaaaaatgtgttattcaattttattttaatcaatgaatttaaaatttacttctttCAGCAAAAGTAtattaaattacaaaaattaatattaaatattaataaatacttattaataattataattaaattttttatttatttattttattataatatgaaaagaACTTGAGAAGGTAAAAGTTGAAATTGGAGATAGTTGTTAAAagaattttatctttttcttcttgcatTAAAGTTGGTGAGattttttatacattatttaattatagttCTTGGTTCATCTGCCATTTAAAACTATCCTTAGTTTAAGGACGAGTTTTTGTAAGTTGTAAgaaaatttttgtagttgtttgaaattttttacttatttagaTTATTAGATTTGGGttaagatatatattttttttttttataatgtgtGCGTAATTCTTACTGTAACTAAGTTACTTTTTTTTACCAACTAAATATAAGGAAACAGAATATCTGAGGAATGTTacaatttgtataaaaaaaaattagaaaactaATCAGTCTCTTAAGCAGTATACAAAATAGATTGAAACTATTTCCATCTCCCGTGATATGTTGATCATGTTCAAAGATTTATTTAACTCACAGTAATTACAATAACATGATTTATTCTTAAGCCATCCcaaaaacatacaaaaaaaaaaaaaaactccccACAAATAACACATAATAACCCTTATACACCACCTTCTGAAATTAGTTATAACTAAGTCTTTTTTTATACCTTCAACTAATTtcattataaaagaaataaagagtAAGACTCATTTAATAAAACTTTCATGATGAAATGAATGGAAAACAGTGTGAGAGTCTTGAAATCCATAATTTATGGCAATATAGTTTGTgatacttttaatattttaaaaaatggttaATTGAAGTGATAGTattattcactaaaaaaaaataatcaaataaaaaccaaattttagagaccaaaataattagttacaatagtaactaaattagaaaccattttagaaactaaaaacaaaattggtttctaaattagtttctattatggttaaatagtttttaaattggtatttaattagcaaccaaagttttaactaccaattatttagtttctaaatttggtctctaaaatcttgattgctaattagataccaatttagaaattatttaacaatgaaaactaatttaaaaacaattttttttttaatttttaaaatggtatctaatttaattactattgaaactgattatttttgtctctaaacaatggtttttatttcatgattttcttgtagtgattctTTTTATCCAACatacaaataaaatgaacaaattttatatttttcaatgattgaaaatcattaaaaatatatcaggtgaaattttttgttttttgtttttgagcatttagaaaaattatatttataaaaatcaattatttacagtataaaatatttatatttctaatttttttcgGCTTATTCTCTCAcatatatttctttttctttttcaacccACTTCttcctttatttatttttctctcttagcAAACACCCTTCGGTTGAGGTGAATTACTTAAGTAGGTGAAAAAAACCCTAATTTATAACTATTATACCAAagactttataatttttttcattaaatacttttaccttttttattaattaattagtattCTTCTATTTAACTTCTCTCATTggtacatttttttaaatacagaTAGGCTGAAGATGCCTAGTTTCTTTATATAcatgaaattaaaattgttcagaaaaactatataaaatgtgctgttaaaaaataaatcctctttctttcttcttcagaATCTAAGGTAATTAAAAAATTGCCCACAACGTAGGAGGCCACAAGTGCAGGCGTAGGTCTCCCGCGCACTGTTCTTTAGCTTGTGAGCTCTATATAAGGCCTCCTTTGGGATCGATTCTGTCAAAGCAACTCAATTCATACATCAAACCCCAAATCATTCTTCAACACTGCTTCTTAAGTATTACTTTGGTTTTTAGCCTTCCAAATATGGCACAAAACAAGTTCATGGTGTCTTTCATTTTGCTGGCATTAATAATTTCGTGGCAGGGATTGCAGTCCATTGAAGGAAGGCATCTGAAATCGGAAGAAACCATGCATACACGCATTTTGGCCACAAATGTGGCGCCGCTTGATGCGGATGTTTCTCCACCAACGCCACCCTCTGCGGCGGTTCCAGGTCGCGACGTTGATAGTTTTCGACCCACCGAACCCGGTCACAGCCCCGGAGTTGGACACTCCGTTCACAACTAAATGTATGTGGATGATTTGAATTTCCCtgtttatttttgttatgaAGAAGGAGAGGGAAATAAAATCTGGAAAGCACTGTAGCTAGTAATGGTTAATATATATCTCCGCAGCGTGTGTGGCTTAGTGTTAGAGATGCTGTTGTTCTATATTTAGATATAGCtgctaaaaatttattattacatatgtacttaatattactaattttataatgtttagTATTATTGTCTCAcccttaatatttttttttatagttttgtaagttttttaaattatttttagaatatatatcATTATCTCATAAGAGAAAATACAACTATTTTTACAATGAGCGAAAACTGCTTCACAATACCAAAATCATCTCTTtcacttatatatttattagaattttttcCTCCTTAATGTTTTGACACTCCAGTATGTCTTTTTTCCTTTTGTCTAGTTACCCGATTGATGGTATGCCTCTAATAATACTATCATGCTATTCTATATAGCACAAACACTGATACAACACAGATACGGAgatatgtaaaatttaaaaaatgtaagatACGGGGAcatggatctatatattatataattataaattatataaattgacaataaatatttatgtgcacaagtatgttctaaattattttttagagcagaaagatgtttttcatgactggttcacaagaatttgtttattatttttacaatcataataataatttatacaataaagaaaattaatgtatttttcctctttaaaattgtgttagaaccgtactagaattgtcagaaatctaacaaatactttttgaattgaacacttcacggatacgtaTCCTACAAGTATCATACGAatgtcggtgtccgatacgaatatcggacaccgacagaccatttaagaggagtgtccgaACTTCATAGAGCTCATGTATTAAGATAAGTTAGCAAATAAATAGACAAggtaataaaaacataatagaTATCATAACACTTGgcctatttttaatattttaatgattGTTTTATCTGATTAATTTTCTAACTCatcataatattaaattaacatCTGATTTAGTAC
The sequence above is a segment of the Phaseolus vulgaris cultivar G19833 chromosome 2, P. vulgaris v2.0, whole genome shotgun sequence genome. Coding sequences within it:
- the LOC137810127 gene encoding uncharacterized protein — encoded protein: MVEDICLFYKEVLVMKPPKRSPMLLRTAVVMFSMVCGVFIFSACLKQISTQARTTFVDFKVIDNHAQSRLKLMNTPHLLHYPKPASFSRNECAHNPVLFFAILSNQRSGSGWFETLLNSHTNVSSNGEIFSVRERRKNVSSILQTLDKVYNLDWFNSASKNECSAATGLKWMLNQGLMEHHEEIAEYFDLRRISVIFLFRRNLLRRMVSMLANSYDRYAKLLNGTHKAHVHSAEEADILSKYKPIINSTSLLDDLKDMEMRSAKALEYFNSTRHIIVYYEDLMRNHTKLKDVQGFLGLPQMELTSRHVKIHRGPLSDHIQNWDDVNKTLKGTVYESFLEADY
- the LOC137809856 gene encoding precursor of CEP3-like, translating into MAQNKFMVSFILLALIISWQGLQSIEGRHLKSEETMHTRILATNVAPLDADVSPPTPPSAAVPGRDVDSFRPTEPGHSPGVGHSVHN